The Malus domestica chromosome 10, GDT2T_hap1 nucleotide sequence GAGATTCACAAAGAAGTGATCAACATCATTTATCAAGTAGAATAGTAGATTTTACAACATATACGCCCTACAaaaattgttattattattattattttttactttcttaCATGACTTTCCAACAATGGAGCAACAATCCTTGAATTTTAACTTAATTGTTGAGCTTTGGTCCCTTACTCCATATTTTTATCAATGGCTTAATTACTCTGTTGCaccttaagggtgcgtttgttgcaccgggtTATCTCGGATTGGATTAGCTTTAgtgactaagctggactgacttagtgaaacgtttggtgCAATTTCGGACTAAAAAGTAGGactcatatattatattattaaatttatatttacaatatttatcattaatttaatctatatatactaatattttattattaaattatcattttcctttctagAATCATCTagttctctcattttttttgtcTGCCCACTTCATCCCTCCCCTCTCCTATTTCTCTGCCATTTCATCTTCCTTTCTAGAATCATGttcctctctcattttttttgtcTGCCCATTACATCCCTcccctctcctctttctctgccatttcatcttcctctctcatttttttgtCCGCCCACTGCATCCCTcccctctcctctttctctgcCATTTTATTTGTGCCACTGTCTCTTTCCCCTTTCCCTTTTCTGAGTTCAATTTTTATGGGTTTTCTAGTTGTGGAGCAGGGAAGAAGGAGATGTGAGGGGCAAAGCGAAGCAAAGGTAGTAGTGGAAGAGGTTAAGGAGGACGGAGTGttacatcccggcccgggcccctactacatcccggcccgggcccctacTACATCCCGGACTCGACTTTGCTGTATcatgatattgttcactttgggccccgaccacaccctcacggttttatttctgggaagaaaacttcccagtgggtcaccctgttagaagtatgcccacaaagccgatcatttgatgtaatagcttttggaatacttattgtattaaacttttatatgtttaatgaagggcaaagcttattgttaatcactatttattgtatcatgtgtttaagcaataagggaatccaaggaatgtatttgttctaagagataagtgatctaatgagttagattatcgagacctttctcttatgttcattcctaaaacgttaaaacgttcctagccataggattgccaattgggcattgacaatccgctaaggttagtatgtgttatgttgactcaaacgtgagtatgaactagtctcaagtcatttggtgttggacactgagacaaacacataggtgctcgaaaaggtaatcgagtacactgaacgtcgatcaaaagagagttcgaacatacatgtcatgtatgaactctaaagttgcaatatgcaaagtagtcctttgacctgaggcatcatagatgtctaatgattaggtccttgatctttgatcatgtcaacggcattccttcggattgtccacggcattgttggggtcaagctatctagtcatgtaggcatatgaatgcacaacaagggatctctaaccttccatggtggaagtagaatactctaagatatgattctaaagtctttggccaaagcatatgaatatgacttaggaagtttgttccaaatcatattcaaaggaatcatataggaaagtatcacattggatagtagacatgaaacaaactatcacttaaacaatgtgattaagagtattgtattagagaaggaccgtattgcattgtagttgtaactggataggttctccaaccaattctacttagcttgggtaaccatgatatgctgctaggtgtcactcatggtttgtggaagccctgaagattagcaaacactaatcttaagggagaattgaaatgtggtttcaattcacaatcgatcgttaagagtaacatcgcccactgcctcgctaattggaacctaatggatcgcacaccacataaggatgttagtgaagaaattatatgaaatggataagcaattaaatggtttaattgaagaatggtcaagattaattaattagttaattaattatacgaaaggttcgtattgggcttatatgttggttttgggtttcggggcccaaaagtgttttggtccacaaggcccattatgtttaagttgtatgacaactaaaacaaaatgggaaaattagcccaataacaaggagaggccggccattagggtgaatgggcaagcttgcttaattacaagtttgccactcaccaatgaaaatgttataaaagcaactttatagcaattttctcataagggttttctaatagaaattgggtgaaacatttttctctcattttctacatagaggccggccacttagaggatttttactagcatctaaaatctctctaagtcatccatatcatcttcacaatatacaaccttggtgaagagacttagagacatcaagcttttgatgttttttggagaacaaatcctttttcctcaaatcatcaaaggagcactaaagggaggaaaacacaaggaggattcaaggagcttggaggtgacttgaaggccctccacttgggtgaatcccttgtgtaatcaaggatgagcttcaagggtaaagaatcactaaatctttacttctctttaatgttgttaaagagtttattttggttcacaatatactaggctttgaaagtcatgggttttatgaattgtttttggatgcatgcctactttaaagtgttaatagcttgcatgtgtattcaaatgttcatacttgttcttagctaggacaaaatttttccttcacacccatcatgggattgctttcgtggaactcgcttaacttcggagttccaatggaactcgaactcagtaagctcccaaaaggcctcatgctaggtagagataggaatatacatataaggattataggatccactcccttgggcgatgtgggatgttacaatcacagcccgtcctgaatgttttattatttcatCCTCGATAGGGTGAAGTGACGGTTATGCCCTTGAGCGTTTAGtggttgtgtgtgtgtaaacggGCTAAGGATTTGGACCATGACATGTTTTTCCcaactttttggacccaattggaaGTAAGCTTTTGTTTGTTGGTTGGTAGCCTAAAGCTGGACCACATACACACACCCATACCACTCtcccgttgactctctctctctcattctctctcggCTTTCATCCATTTTCCGTACAATTGTATGgatcatccctcaaccaactTTTTCATGCACGGATAGACATCGAGGAGGTGGTTTTCGTGTTCCTTGTGAGCCCAGGAGTTCATTTATATCCTTGGTTCGACGTGAGCACTCGTAGAACTCAAGTTATACAAAACCCCGATGAGGTGCACAGTGACCCCATCGTGATCGCGGAGGTTTCATCGAGTTTTAAGGTGCTAGGGAGCCTTAGAACATCTTTGCGAAGCTTAGGGAAGAAATTTGAAGTGTTTTGGACGTCAAGAAGCTCGAGTTAATGAGTTACAGAAATGGCCGGACTATCGTGGGTTTTTCTGGCGAGTTTCCGGTGGATTTAAGACCTATAAGTGGTAAGGATGTGTTCCTTTCGTCCTAAGCTTCGTTGGTATAAAATTCGtgaattttggttaagaattgaagaagatatgaCGATTAGAAGTTTTTCTAGAAAtcggcgaaccaaggaagaaggaggcgaatattctgtcaaagttgatggaatattctaacggcatTAGGTATATTTAATGGTATATTCTAatattttaacggaatattccctaatgccgttagggaatccgtcagcatgccaggcacgtgcctgcgcaTGGGCCGCGCCTCTGGCTGTGCCTTGGTCAGCGCGTGACGACGCGTGAGTGGTCgtaaaatttttctaaaaatatagggatgttcctgaggttgagtaggtcactgtggtatattcaaataccccagttgagcaatgtatgagaagttattacgtagttttgtttatgtgcttaaaaataacatttaaatagttgtttcgcatataggtgagacctatccggaGGACGAGCGCAATCAAGCaaggctcgggggttacgacccttccacatatcagtgagtgggcttttggttttcagtatatatttatctatgtacttggtatttttcccagaaaacttaattaaatggtttgatactttgaaatgccatgtcaaatgctctctatgtttaattgtgcattaatatggttatatatattgttgctcgACATTGTGGACGCTCAAGTCAGCTTTAGGTGAGTACATTGCTGGTAGTGATGGTAATGAGTATATTAGTGTTGAGATGTATTGTGAGCTATTTATcatgcaccccggtgttagtgctccgcctgaggacagggcctagccttcatgtgatcgttcacctcccacaccacacgctcaccttggatccaaggtagatGTCAGCctatcgtacataccactttaggtggttccaactcgtaggtgacttgtgatacttcgcacaaccttcacgtgaccgtagcacttgagcgtatttatttacacctagcctgtcgtacagaccacattaggtggttccaactcgtgtgcaaAATTTGATTGATGAGTTATGGAACcagccgtataggtcactgtaggtgactccggctggcataCTATTTCATATTGATGTATTgcacctggcttacttatttctttATGAGATTTGACATGGTATATTCGGTGGATTGCtatttttattatgattttGAGATATAATCGTATATGCTATTTTTtgggaattatacaggttttacggcgatgggttactacttttgataaatgaaatggttttgaaaagctttgtttttactcattcacactttctgttttgcgcccctccaggttttaggtaggagtGCTCGTTGGTGGCTCACTAGGAAGTCACGGCAGCTCTGACAGATTATCATTATTGTATGACCATctttggtattgtataattagtatttgtcttactggactgcacttaggctacttacACTCTGGTTATGTGTAGTCCCTTTTAGGATCGCACTTTCACCTTATCTCATCTAGTGTTTTAGtcagttggtttttatttattcgcatttcttatatcattattgcttccgcattgtgtacatggctacgtcaccctcacgtgacggccaacatacTTCGAtattaggtcggggtgtgtcagtttggtatcagagcctaggtttggcAGTCTTGCATATCTTGTGAATGTTCTAATTATCTTGGTGTCTTCTGTCAAAACTATGTCGCCTCGTAGAGGGCCACGTCCTTCagctgagcctagtttccctaatattgctcagttaggggaagctatagctaATGTTATTCAGTCTTCACTTCGTCCTCCCCAAATGACACCTCTGAAGATTGTGTATAATCTAAAGTTGAatcatttcatgggtaatgaaggacatgaaagagCAAAGTGATGGCTTAAtcatattgagaagacttttCGTGTGATGTAGAGTCAAGGGAGTCTTCctcctgataggtgggtcgagacgactacctggtttttaggTCCATAACTTGCATCTTGGTGGAAACATGAGTCTTATCAGTTATCACCAGAGGAAGCTATTAATTGGGAAATTTTTAAGCTGTTATTTCAGAAGAGATtcattcctccagagtatatagATCGCAAGAAGTAAGAATTCAAGCACCTAAAGCAGGGAAAGATGACAGCTAATGAGTACTATATGAggtttactgatttgtctcaCTATGATCCGGAGGTTCCTGCTAATTCGGTTGAAATGCTTCGTCGTTTCAGGTTGGGTACTCAGAAGAAATGGCATTCTATGGCGACCACGACTCCTTGTGCTATTTACCAGGAATTTTATGAGATTCTGCTGCGGATTGAAGATTAAGAGAATATGCCTAGTGAGAGtgaagaggaagaaaatgatggaaatCAGAAGAAATATGATAAAGGTAAGGGTCAATCATCTCAGGAACCTTATAAGACCTAAAGTTTTAAGAGGAGTAACGCTAGTTCTAGTTCTTCTAGCAAAGGTATGAGTTCCACTGGTCAgatgagaggtggtagattttcgGGAGGTCCTCGTTTTCAGAAgcagagagattttggtggttctGGTAGTTCTGGTAGTCCGTTTTGTTGTAGATGTAATAGCCGACATTTTGGGGAGTGGAGGCAGGGTAGTAGAGGATGTTTTATCTGTGGTCAATTAGGGCATAGGGTTATGCATTGTCCTCAAAATCAGCAGAGGCCCTAGCAGCCTTCCTTACCACCCCCAAGGCCAACCCAACAAGTTTTAGGACCTAGTGGTTATGCCCAGATAGGTCATGGAGGTGCTTATCATTATGAGGGTGATGTAGCTCCTTATTCTGCATGGCAGTATCAGTATCCATATGACCCATATCAGCAGAGTGGTTACCCTCAATATTCTGGAGGTTATATGCCATATCAATCATATTCAGCTAGTGCATCACAATGGTACCCTGGAGAACAGTCCCAATACGTGAAGGTTACTTCTAGCAGTGCAGGATCATCGAGGCAGCCCAGCCAGCTGGTTCAGGGGCGTAATGTGCAAGGTCGTAGTGGTCAAACTAGCAGAGGTCGTGGAGGCCGACAGCAGGCTCAGGGACGTATTCACCACATgacactgcaagatgctcagaataatcctgatttgatcatgggtacgttgaatattcttggtcattttgctagagtattaattgattgtggtgctacgcattctgttatttctcatacgttcGCTCAGTTGACTCAACCTCACCCTACACCTCTAgggtatgatttagagtttgctatgcgTAGAGGAGAAAGATGTTATATTAGTTATGTTTATCCAGGATGTCCTATGTTAGTGGGGGATGTAGTTATGGCAGCTAATCTCATTCTGttagatattgttgattttgatgtgattttgggcacagATTGGTTGCATAATAATCGTGCCAATATAGATTGctacgggaaatcagttacttttcatCGTCCTGGATTGCCTGAGGTTACATTCGTGGGCGAGCATAGTAGGGTGAGGCATGATGTTATTTCTGCAATAAGAGCTAAAAGATTGTTAGAAAAaagttgtcagggatatttggctcatgtggtgttgaatgataatACTCCTACTTGTGTGGAGAATATTCGAGTGGTCAAGCATTTTCCTAACGTATTCCATGATGATTTGCCTGGATTACCGTCAAACCGAGATGTGGAGTTCACCATTGATTTACTTCCAGGTACaaatcctatatctttgactccttatCGAATAACTCCTGCTGAATTAAAGGAATTGAAGATTCAGTTGCAGGAATTagttgataaaggttttattcagcctagtacttcagcctggggagctccagtttgatttgtgaggaagaaagacgggactttgaggctatgtattgattataggTAATTAAATcaggtaacgattaaaaactgtTATCCATTGCcgcgtatagatgatttatttgatcagcttCGAGGCGCttgtgtgttttctaagattgatttgaggtttGGTTATTATCAATTGAAAATCAGAAGTGAGGATGTCCCTAAGACAGCTTTTAGGACtcaatatggtcattatgagtttcttgtgatgccatttgggTTGACTAACGCACAtgcagcttttatggatttgatgaatcgagtattccaacaATATCTAGACAGGTTTGTCATTGtctttattgatgatattctggtgtCGAAATTAGAGCATGTTCGACATcttactttggtgttgaagaaattgagggaacaccagttgtatgctaagtatAGCAAGTGCCAATTTTGGctagatcaagtggcatttttgggacatgttaaatcagctcaaggtattcaagtggaTCCTCAAAAGGTAGCAACTgttgagaattgggagcaaccacgAACTGTCACTGAGGTACaaagttttcttggcctagctGGTTATTATAGATGGTTTGTTAAAGATTTTTCAGTTATTTCTTTACCACTGTCAAGGTTGACCAGGaaagatgttaagtttgagtgggatgataacTGTGAGCATAATGTTCAGCAGTTGAAATattgtctcactcatgcacctgtctTGACGTTTCctgatgatagtggtaatttcGAGATCTACAatgatgcttccttgaatggtcTGGGATATGTGTTGATTGAGCAtagtagggtgattgcttatgcttcgcgTCAGTTGAagcctcatgagatgaattatcctactcatgatcttGAGTTAGCAGCTAtcgtctttgctttgaagatttggaggcattatctttatggtgaaaaATGTAAGATTTTTACAAATAATAAGAGTCTTAAGTATCTTTTCACTTAGAAGGATCTTAATCTTCGACAATGAAGATGGATATAGTTGctcagtgattatgattgcacgattgattatcacctggtcgtgcaaatgtggtggcagatgcacttagtaggaagccTCAAGCAAGAATTAATGCTTTGTACGCTTGTCATGTTCATCttcttgaagatttgaggtccactggagtgaAGTTAGAGGTGGAAAATTGAGGGAAAGCTTTACTTGCTAATTTCCAGGTTagaccaattttaattgatcgagTGCTCGAGGCTCAGATGGATGATGAGGAAACCCCAAGAATTAATACAAGCAAGAAATgatgggaaaaagaaagatctaAGGATTAGAGAATcggatggtatgcttatgcaggaatgAAGAATGTATGTGTCGAATAATGCggatttaaagaaagaaattcttGATGAAGCGCATGTATCGGCATGTGCAATGCATCTTGGaggtactaaaatgtatcatactattagaccattttattattggccgggtatgaaaagggaaattacggagtatgtgagtaggtgtgccatttgtTAACAAGTTAAAGCTGAGAGGAAAAAGACATCTGGATTGATGCAGCCAGTTCCCATGCCACAATTGAAGTGGGaagatattactatggattttgtgtacaagcttcctcgtacacaaaatggttatgacggcatttgggtgatagttgatcggtttactaagtcagcacattttattcctgTGAGGGAGAAATATTCTTTACGATGATTAGCTAAATTGTTCTTATAAAAAATTGttaagtatcatggagttccggttagtattatctcggatcgggatcctagatttacttctaagttctggGTAGCATTTCAGGAGACTCTTGGTTCGAGGTTACTTTATAGTACAACATATCATCCTTAGACAGACGGGCAAtctgagaggactattcagatattggaggatatgttgaggTCTTCGGTATTGCAGTTTGGTGACACTTAACATCAGCGgttagatttgatggagtttaCATATAACAATAGTTACCATTTGagtattggtatgtcaccatttgaggcactttatggcaaGTGTTGTTGTACTCCTTTGTGctggtcagaggttggtgaaagagttttaatggGCCCTAAGATTGTAGAGGaaactactcagaatattcaggtaattaaatcTAACCTGAAAGTGGCCCAGGATCGATAAAAGAATctagcagacaagcatgccactgaACAGGTGTATAAAGTTGGTGATTGGGTGTTTTTAAAGCTATCACCGTGGAGAAGTGTAGTACGGTTTGGGAAAAAGGAtaagctaagtcctaggtacatcggACCGTATCAAATCACCGAGCGAGttggtgaggttgcttacaggcttgagttacCTCCAGAGTTATCTAAAGTGcacgatgtttttcatgtttctaTGCTTCGTCATTATATCTCTGATCCATCACATGTGATACCTGCTCAgccattggaaattaatccagatttaacttatgatgaggagccagtgacaattttggattggaaagataaggttctgAGGAATAAAACCGTGTGCTTGGTGAAAGTTTTGTGCAAGAATCACTCAGTCaaggaagctacttgggaggcagaTGATCGTATGAAAGAAATGTATCCACACTTATTTTATGGTTATTAATGGTTATACATTATTGTATGAAATTTCGAGgacaaaattttcttaagggggttAGTTTGTCACAGTCCGTCCCAAATGTTCTTATTATTTTATCCTCGATAGCGTGAAGTGATGGTTATGCCCTTGAGCGTTTAGTGGTTGTCGATGTGTAAACGGGCTAAGGATTTGGACCATGACATGTTTTTCCTaactttttggacccaattggaagtaagcttttggtttttggttggtAGCCCAaagctggaccacacacacacacacccataccACTCTCCTGtcaactctctccctcacattCTTTCTCGGCTTCTATCCATTTTCCATACAATTGTACGgatcatccctcaaccaaccTTTTCATGCACGGATCGACATCGACGATGTGGTTTTCGTGTTCCTTATGAGCCCAGAAGTTCATTTATATCCTTGGTTTGACGTGAGAATTCGTAGAACTCGAGTTATACAAAACCCCGATGAGATGCACAGTAACCCTGTCGTGATCACGGAGGTTTCATCGAGTTTTAGGGTGCTAGGGAGCCTTAGAATATCTTTTCAAAGCTTAGGGAAGAAATTTGAAGTGTTTTGGACGTCAGGAAGCTCGAGTTAGTGAGTTGTAGAGGTGGCCGGACTATTGTGGGTTTTTCCGGCAAGTTTCCAGTGGATTTAGGACCTATAAGTGGTAAGGATTGTTCCTTttgtcctaagcttcattttggtataaaatttatgaattttggttaagaattgaagaagatatgaCGATTAgaagtttttccagaaaccgaaGATCGCAGCGACGCCGGCGCCGGACTCCagcgaaccaaggaagaaggaggcgaatattccgtcaaagttgatagaatattctaacggcgtcaggtataTTTAACGGTATATTCTAatattttaacggaatattctctaacgccgttagggaatccgtcagcGTGCCAAGCACGTGACGGCACATGAGTAGTCGAGGCAAGTCCAACTTAGTCCCACTAAAGCTAGTCCAGTGAAGTAACAAACATGAGACTGGACTAACTATTAGTCTTGTCTAGTCCAGTGAGGGCTAGTGAagggaaacaaacacaccctaaaaGTTTTCACAAGTCCCCCTGAACGTTGCATTGACCTAAAATGCCCCTAAATCATGTTTTCGTATCCCACTTTACCATATactgtttttttattaagtacTCCATTCAATTATGTTGACGTGTACAAAATAGGTCCCACTTAACAAAATTtctatttaatttttagtttaagAATATAAactgtgacagcccgtcccgaaataaatTTTTTCGAGGGTTTGAATTGTCTAAAATACCTTTAGATGTTGAGATGTGTTGTGTGATATGTATTGGTTGTGGTCCAATTCCTATTTTCCTAGACTTTTGGAACTATTTAGGATctaggttttattttattttgttttttgttggctgcaaactggaccacacacacacacacacacacacacacacccataccCAATCCCGTtgcccctctctctcctccctcttggtttttctccattttccgtACAATACGTATGGAAAAACCTCAAACCAAGTAATATCTTCACGAATC carries:
- the LOC139188559 gene encoding uncharacterized protein — encoded protein: MYVSNNADLKKEILDEAHVSACAMHLGVKAERKKTSGLMQPVPMPQLKWEDITMDFVYKLPRTQNGYDGIWYHGVPVSIISDRDPRFTSKFWVAFQETLEVGERVLMGPKIVEETTQNIQLSPWRSVVRFGKKDKLSPRYIGPYQITERVGEVAYRLELPPELSKVHDVFHVSMLRHYISDPSHVIPAQPLEINPDLTYDEEPVTILDWKDKVLRNKTVCLVKVLCKNHSVKEATWEADDRMKEMYPHLFYGY